One part of the Humulus lupulus chromosome 9, drHumLupu1.1, whole genome shotgun sequence genome encodes these proteins:
- the LOC133799887 gene encoding uncharacterized mitochondrial protein AtMg00860-like, with amino-acid sequence MSKEEHVDHLVTVLQLLKEHGLYTNKKCSFGQTSVEYLGHIILHKGVAADKSKVQAMIDWTTPKTVKELKGFLGLTGYYRHFMQGYGRIAWPLTQLLKKDGFEWGVAADEAFKILKKAMVSVPVLALPDFTKVFVVESNAYGYALGCLDAREPSYCIF; translated from the coding sequence ATGTCAAAAGAAGAACATGTAGACCATTTGGTTACAGTATTACAACTGCTGAAAGAACATGGGCTTTATACGAATAAGAAGTGTAGTTTTGGACAGACTTCAGTTGAGTATTTGGGCCATATAATCTTGCACAAGGGGGTAGCTGCTGATAAATCGAAGGTGCAAGCAATGATTGATTGGACCACACCAAAGACGGTCAAGGAGTTGAAAGGGTTTTTGGGTCTAACGGGTTACTATCGACATTTTATGCAGGGGTATGGGCGGATAGCATGGCCTTTAACACAACTATTAAAGAAAGATGGGTTCGAGTGGGGGGTAGCAGCGGATGAAGCTTTTAAGATTTTGAAGAAGGCAATGGTTTCGGTGCCGGTGTTGGCACTGCCTGATTTTACCAAGGTTTTTGTAGTGGAATCTAATGCATATGGTTATGCCTTGGGTTGTCTTGATGCAAGAGAACCATCCTATTGCATATTTTAG